One Benincasa hispida cultivar B227 chromosome 5, ASM972705v1, whole genome shotgun sequence genomic window carries:
- the LOC120077270 gene encoding uncharacterized protein LOC120077270, with product MKEVVKKEIIKWLDADIIYPIADSTWVSPVQCVPKKGKMTVVPNANNELIPMRAITSWRICMDYRKLNVAIKKDHFPLPFIDQMLDRLVGNDYFCFLDGSTIESLLEADRPFDFDPHYLTAFKALKDALTTVPILIATDWAKPFELLCDASGYVMEAVLAQKVKTMLHPIAYASRTLNSTQENYTTAEKELLAIIDQKGIENQITDHLSRLENLEVDCIQSEVNASFPDEQLLKIEELP from the exons atgaaagaggttgttaaaaaagaaatcattaaatggCTAGATGCCGACATTATCTACCCTAtcgcagatagcacgtgggtcagccccgtgcaatgcgtTCCCAAGAAGGGTAAAATGACAGTAGTCCCTAATGCAAACAACGAATTGATCCCTATGAGGGCTATCACAAGTTGGCGGATCTGTATGGACTATAGGAAACTTAATGTGGCgataaagaaagatcatttcccattacctttcattgatcaaatgctcgaCCGACTAGTAGGGAATGACTATTTCTGTTTCCTTGATGG CTCGACCATTGAATCGTTGTTGGAAGCTGATAGACCTTTTGACTTTGATCCACACTACCTCACCGCATTCAAAGCACTAAAGGATGCCTTGACTACAGTGCCAATTCTGATCGCAACCGATTGGGCAAAGCCATTTGAGCTATTGTGCGATGCCAGCGGATATGTGATGGAGGCAGTCTTGGCACAAAAGGTAAAGACAAtgttacaccccatcgcatatgctaGCAGAACATTGAACTCCACGCAAGAGAATTACACCACCGCCGAGAAGGAACTTTTAGCG ATAATCGACCAAAAGGGAATAGAGAACCAGATCACTGACCATTTATCGAGGTTAGAGAATCTTGAAGTGGATTGCATCCAGTCGGAGGTAAACGCATCATTCCCTGATGAGCAGTTGCTTAAGATTGAAGAACTACCCTAG